The following nucleotide sequence is from Rhizoctonia solani chromosome 15, complete sequence.
CCTTGGTCCTATGAAAGCCCTGCGTACACCAATTAGCAAATGACATATGTATTTGTACAAGTACCTAGATAGCAAAATGACGTACACCCTTTGTTCATCAAAAATAATCACTAGAACAATGTCAGATTAAATAGACACGTGGATTACATCACCTATCTATGGGCCTTGAAGTATGTGTGGGGCTGTGGCTGTCGTAGCAGACTGTTGATTGGTGTTGAACTTGCTGCCGgcagtcatgtgattgtaaCACTACATTTGTTTCAAATAGTATAGATAAGTATATACATTAGACAAAATCTAAATGTGCAAGCTCAGAGCTTTTATCAATGATCCACCAGTGCTTACCATCTGGGATACGGCCTACCGCGCATTGGATTGTCCAAGCATTGACAACTTCCCCAGACCCTAACTTCCCTTTGTACCAAATAACTTGGTACTTGTAAGTATTCTTGATGGTAATGTTGGCCTCCAAGATAAATGCAAGTATGAGGAATTTTGGATATTCCTCCTGGTTTATGATAGTATTGGGAGGGAGTGGTAGATAGAATAAACGTTGTAGCTGACCGTAGAATGATTTGACTTTGAATTCCAGCGTTGCCCTTGGACAATGTGCCAGCCAGTCAATTGCAAGTTCATACTGTGATAGTTAAGCAGATAATTCAAATAGTAAATATAAAACTCACCTGCATGAATCAAGCATTGCAACTGTCCCACCAAAGCTTGTGGTACCCTCAAGCTTGAATTAGATTGCCCCCATCTTTTATGCGCATTTGGCCCCATTGCTGTAAGGAATTGGGAATGAGCTCTGTAGCAAGCTTCTTGCTAACCTGCACCCCATAGGTAGTTGCCAAATGCTTGGCAATTTGGGAGCGCAACTTGGGGGTTACAGTAAGCCTCTTGGCTTGGGGTGTTAAGAGTAATTGGTTGTTGTCTATCATGAGTTAGCAGTAGTTTGTATATCACTCAAAGTACTCACAGTCTTGAAATCTATGCGCAATCTGTTTTTCCTTCTCTGAGTTGTCCTCAGTCTCTGCTTGGGTCTGTCCAAATGAGATCTCCTTGCGCAAGCCATATATTTTGCAAATGATGCAAAGTTGAGCTACATCACAAACGTGGCAAGCAATATTAGCGTAAGGAAATTGTTGGCTTTTTACTGAAGCTCCAATGAAGCTACAGTATTGCTCCGTTGGGAAGGCCCAATAACCAGGTAGGGGCCCAAGTTGCTTGATTGAATCTGCAATATGTAGAAGATAGTGCATGTTGGTTGTACACACTTGCAGGCGGTtggtgtcgtagacacacttgataccagggaatttattcccattttctcgaatttaaacaaaggcaattggacaacatttttgatcacatgaccttggcgcttataacatacactaagcgccaagccacgtccccatctgcgcttactcagcacacgtagccacctccacctatgacgtcatcatgacacatcagtgacacatatgcatgagtaaggacaactgcggagcggggttcttattggatcagatattgcatatagtgtatttgtaattagctcacctgtagaatatataaggaggccaaccaaccatggtaacacccaggtcaattacctcttgttgcatctctacattgtacaagggccctacTGCCCAGTAACACTTACTTAGTCACACtgtccacactgccttaagtggcccTCCCACTGTAtttacttagcttgccattgcccttacggccctggtcactgtagtatagttggctgttgttgtaggtagcttgctcaccaccttaagcagtatttacttagatacacccagccgcaagcgccaccccccttgacgtccttacagacgtttaggacactaggtaatcaaccttaaagttggttgcaaactgtgCCCACTAGCACACCTACACTTAgcccaacaacaagaagacccctagtactagcacaagggaaatcaggtgattgggattgccttttgctgtcaataatcaaaccagcattgtc
It contains:
- a CDS encoding Transposase family Tnp2 protein, which codes for MHYLLHIADSIKQLGPLPGYWAFPTEQYCSFIGASVKSQQFPYANIACHVCDVAQLCIICKIYGLRKEISFGQTQAETEDNSEKEKQIAHRFQDYNNQLLLTPQAKRLTVTPKLRSQIAKHLATTYGVQVSKKLATELIPNSLQQWGQMRIKDGGNLIQA